The genomic DNA TTTAGTgtgaaattagaattaatttcattgattgattaaaaaattaattaatgattgtaatattaattaattgattaattaagatttataatAGATTAAGTAAATAGTTAATCAGATTAATCAtagttataaaattaattaatttatttaattaatattattgattAATTGAATCAATTAATGATAATTGATAATATTTAAGTGAAAAGACCATGTCTTTTGACCTCTCGGaagaaactcttcatcctttgagAGTAACCCTTCATCCCTGTAAAATACCCTCTACTCCTTAGATTCAAATCACTCAATTCTCAAGTTGTAAATTCTCCTCTTAAGTTCTCTTCTCTCTCTTGTCTTAAAAGTTTCAAGGCTTCGAAAGTTCGATAGAGCTCAAAATTTGGAATGCTCCTATTTTGAGACATAAGTTGTATTTTCGAAGATGATTGTCGATAAATTGTAAGCACCTGGACAGGGTAATATCGTCTTAAGGAAAGAAGATCTAGTCTTTGACCTTAATACTCTATCTGTAGGGATAGACTTACCCGAAAATATGCATCGATATCCAAAGAGATAACTCAACGACCGATTAAGTGGGCAATGACCATACCAAAAGAGATATGTCTATTACTTGAAAGAGTACGTCGATAATCGAAAAGATGTGTCAAGAGTATCAATGAGACAAGGTTCGTGTCGTCGTACCGACTGATTTGAGCCAATGACTGGTTGTCAAGCTCATTAATTTGACCCAACTATTAGACCAACACCGTCAATTCCATCAATATAAAATCCAACAAAGACTGCAAATTAgttaggaaagattttaataattttgaaagttgaaACTATCGTAGGTGTTCAAAAAGTGTCAGCATCACTTGTCAAACTTGGTAGATATATCCATTAAATACTACAGATGCAAGAAAAGCGTATATATACTTTCGACAAGAGACCAATTCCTATAGTACCTTAAATCAAGGAGAAGCAAATAGATTCAACTAATGATAATAGATGTCATGTCACCATTTGCAGATGAGTTGGATGATTACCTCGATAGTCATTGGGGTGAAGACAATCAGGTTGCAAAGGTCGAAACCAAGAGCAGAAAGGAGGAAACCAAGTCGATGCTTCTCTATGGACGAGGCTGTCCTCCACGGATGATTTGCTCTAACCAAACCAAGATGATTTGCAGTGGCATGTTAACTGCTTTGCAGCTCTAAAGTCACACTTTTCATACAAAGGAACAAAACAGATGGGAGTTTCTGAACACTCCCGGATGTAACATAATTTATCATCAATGTTTTGCACCAGAACCAGAAAGGGAATGGTGAATTATACATCTAGTCAATACATATGGGTGGATGAATAAATTGGTTGAGACCGCAGATGTTTTTGCTTTTTGAGTTTAGAAACGTAGCTTGTCGGCCAAGTACCATGAATGGATGGCCAGGCTACCGAATGCCATGAGGTTAGCAAGGGAAGACAAACCATGAATCATTCCAAACTTTTTGTTCATGGACTTGAGTTTTGCATTGGATTTTGCTGCTTCCATATTCTTTGAAATTCCGACTTCATCACCAATGTTTATATCTCTTTCAACTTTGTGCCTCTTCTTCATCATCTGCGACAAAATGAAGATATGAATATGGATGACTTGCATGAATCTAAGAAAAAAATCAACTGCTCATAATAAGTTATTGGGTTTAATTAGAAGAGCTAACTCCGCCGATAACGAATTATCCTATCATGGCCGATCCTAAGCCTGGATAAAGGAGGCTTGCATTAGGTTGCTAGCCAACGTTAAAATGAATGAATCaattaaactattgtgttaatgctagATTGTTTCTCGGAAGGAACGTGTTGTAGTGTCCGACTGTAATGTCTCggtaaggaccgctacatctccaaaaTTAggatgtagtgataaatatgcaagagttatTTAAAAGAAATCCATAGGATAAAATTAGAAGAGTACAAGAAGAGTTATTTTTTGCATAGCAAATAAATACCGACTGTGCTTTTGTCATAAAATCCATAGGATAAAATTTGAATGTAcaagaaaaatattaaaagttCAGCATAGTTCAATGGTATCGTAGGCTTTCCTAAGAATGAAGGGAATATGGAAGGAAAGTACTTGAGGAAAAATTTCTCCATGTGTTGTTTCTTCATTTCCACCCAAGGAAGTAGAAGGAGACAAGAAAGAGGACTGAGAAATATTTTTCCAACTTCTTCACATATTTCTTTCGTTTGAAatcatctttttttttctcaaaaactAGTATATTAATCATTTCCCCTACCTTTCCTttagatctttttttttttgcttacctCCTTTTTATCTCAGTtatttctccacctctaggaaaTTGAATCACAGACATGCACTAATGCATTTCAATAATGCATGATTCAGTTCTAGAAGATCTAAACATCCAAGTCTCCATATCACAATTTAGCAATTTAATCAAAGAACTAAACGAGTAATTTTGAAAGTTGAAACTATCGTAGGTGTTCAAAAAAGTTTCAGTGTCACTTGTCAAACTTGGTAGATATATCCACTCATTAATGGCATAATACTACAGATGCAAGAAAAGCGTATAGATACTTTCAACAGGAGACCAATTCCTAGATGATCTAAACATCCAAGTCTTCATATCACAATTTAGCAATTTAATCGAAGAACTAAACGAGTAATTGTTGCTCTTGTTGCCACTTTAGAAATGAATCTTCAAACCTCAATTGTGAAATATCTTCTCATATAAAAGTAAATTGCAAaagcaatttaataaaaaaaaaattgttcacACACCATAACACATTCTCATTTTGCCTGCCGCAGTTTATACACTTATTCAAAACACCCTCTATATTTTCAAATTTCGTTTACTAATGGAACTGCCTATATTAAACACTTTTACAATTTCTGGAGCAAAATGATAAGACTTCCAATTAGTTAGGaaagattttgataattttgaaagttGAAACTATCGTAGGTGTTCAAAAAAGTTTCAGCATCACTTGTCAAACTTGGTAGATATATCCATTCGTTAATGGCATAATACTACAGATGCAAGAAAAGCATATAGATACTTTCAACAGGAGACCAATTCCTAGATTACCTTATcaaaaagaagaagcaaatagaTTCAACCGATGATAATAGATGTCAAGTCACCATTTGCAGATGAATTGGATGATTACCTCAATAGTCATTGGGGTGAAGACAATCAGGTTGCAAAGGTCGAAACCAAGAGCAGAGAGGAGGAAACCGAGCTGATACTTCTCTATGGACGAAGCTGATCTCCACGGATGGAGATAGGCGAACGCGGCCACCGAGATTGCGGCACACACAGACACCATCGTGAAGTAGGCAGGGAACAACTTGCTCTGAAGGTTGCCGAAGTGGTGCCTCGGCAAATATCTGCATTTTAAACGCGTTTACTTCACAAATCGATACGATTAAAGAGAATGGTAGAAAAGTTCCATCTTCATCGGTTTTTTACATCATCGACAATTGGAACAGAAAAGGTGGGGTTGGGAAAGGGGATCGATCGATTTTACTTGAACATGATGATGCCGCCGATGAAGGTGACCCAGAGCGAGGATCCCCAGGCGGTAGCAAAGGCGAGCAGGTGGAGGAGCTTGGCGGCTGTGATGGCTGCTGCGGGAGCGTCGGGCCCCGAGCCGAAGACGTCAGGCGCGAAGACGACGCCGACGGAAAGGAACGCCACCGCCGTCAGAAATCGAGTCGACCACGTCATCGGAGACCTCCGCGAGAGAGAGAGACAGATCGAGGACTAGGGTTTGTGGTGGAAGGTTGGGTGGGTAGGTAGGCGAACAAAAGGGAGTCGACGGGAAACCCCGGAAGAAGAAGAGCTCTTATAAAGGAGACAGTTGAGAGTTGAGAGGGAGGCTAGATGTTTCCATTCATACCCTTTGATCTGGCGGAGTGTATATCTTCTAGAGGCGGGCATTAATGGGATTTCGTTGATAATAATATGGAGTAGAAGTCACTTTTGGGAGTTGATTCTTCTTTCTGCATGTTTTCAAAGTATTCCAATTTTCGCTGCTCTTTATAGACTTTCTATATTTATGAAAGGGATTTTTTTTTCGTCAATATTTTCTTTTTGCAAAATTCTTCTTTGACATTTTCACTCTTTTTATTTTACGATTAATCACAATGCTAATTCAGAATAATGACTTATCAAATAATTTAAGAacgttaataattaaataataaaaatttagaatAAGATAACTTTGAGGTGAAATTAAAGTATTAATAAGGATAGGTCTTGTTATCCATGTACAACTCACGTGCACGACTTTCATACGAGAAGGCATCTCCCTATTGTGAGAGGCGTCCACGCATGCGCATGTTACCATACCATGGTGATAAAGGATGAATACGTTTGCTCTCAGTGTCTCCGTCAATTCGTCCCAGGATCAACACGAAAAAGGTAAATCACGGACAGCTACTAACTtttagaataatgactaacatataAAGAAAACATTTATTTCgattttaccgagattcgaatctcagacctcatgatgacaacatcTCATGCACTAGTCATTAAATCCATCAGAGGGGACGCATGCCACCCATACCATACACATTGTGCAGGATATATGATGATTAATTTGATAAAAGGACAAACCAAGGTTCGAAATTCGGATCAAGGAGTCCTGAAAATGAATTTATTATATGACGTAGAGTAGAAGACTATTTTCGAAACTCTTATAACTTGTAAGTCATTGCGCCAAACTCCCCTTCCATCTGATAAGTCATTGCGCCAAACTCCCCTCCCATCTGATGATGGAAAATAATAAAGAATAGGAAAGATTTTTCAGCAATTTGTTGGATGATAATGTCGTGTCCATTTGCAGCGAGCTAAAATTAAAAGGAGTAAATCAGACACGTAAAGTTTCGATACATATACAACATCATTCAACCAACAACACTGAGTCCAGCACACTCACTACGAATCTTAATCAAGTTGAACACAAATGCCTCTTTATCAAAGAATTTAAGTGATCGAAAAAAAGGGAACTCCGAAGAGATGACAAATGAGGAATCTGATATTCTCCAGGAATCTCTACGAGTGCAAAAATGCAATTTGAACTTTGTAAGCTTATCATATTGTTTCCTCCTTTCTGATCAAGGAGAAGTTTGGCTCTGCTCTTTGCTCTTTGATAACTTTATGCTGATCAGTCTATCTAATATGGGAGCTTCGAGGGGAATCGGGTCAAGACATCTTTCATGAGCCGCACCGACAACCTGCAAAGTTAAAATTTTGGCAGTAATTTCTGGTCCAATCGCCCAGGAAgaagatttttcaatttaaatgaTACATTTGATGGCAAAAGTTGCAAGTCATGAAGTCACCAAAACGTTTTAAGTTAATCTACTCCAAAATTGCAGCttgattaaaaaatattaaacctTGATTATTGCCAACATATCATACTTACCCTTTGGGAAACTATCGACTAATTCACCCATAAAGTACGctctaaaagaaaattaattcgATGACTGGATTTTGGTTGTGAAGCAAATACTTGCTAAGAATAAAGCGTCATTACAATTAGTTGGATTTTCCACATCATTAGAACTGATAGAACAAGCTATTCATACAAATGAATGGATATTGAAATATAATAGCCAAATAATTAAATGCTAATAGCAGGATAGCAAGCCAAAGAAGATATTTCCAAAGCTAGAAAATAAATATAAGTGTATGTACTAAATGGTTAAAGGATTAAACCTCACGCGAATGAAGATTTCAAGTATTTTAATGTTGACTTCATAGTTTGCATAGGTGACGTGTCACTTACCTCTTTTAAGAGGAAATCTATTGCTGCTTCGTCATCGACAAATTCTTTCAGGGTGTTCTTCAAATATTCAGCATCCAAGTGAATCTGTTGAAACCCACTTCGGTTAAATGTTTGGAGCCGCACAAACTCTTGTAAGCTTTTGAGGCAGAATTTGATAATGGTTGATAAAACCGATTCCTGCAATCATAAATCAAAgctcattgaaaattcaaatattaagctATATAAGTTCTCCGACAATGGCAGGAAATGTTTGATAATGCAAAATTGTGAATAATTATGTTGGCAACAATGAAAACAGCGTGAAAACAATTCCAGCTAATCAGGTTCCGGACTATCTTTTTTAAAGGACGCCTCAAATGGAGACATTTATTTCCATGTAAGTAATTCTCTGTGCATCTTTTAATCAATCAGGCATTCGAGCACAAGTACTTTTTGAAATCTACCTTGCTATATTAGTGAGCTTGGAACCATAAAAAGCTATCACCTATGGGCTTCATGATTGCCATCTGTGTTGAGATTAGCATTTGTAGAATAATCAACAAATTCTAACCTGTGTGTGCTGTACTTTAGTAAATATCTCCATTTTCTGTTCAAACAACTTAGCAAGATGGCTTTCTAAAAATTGGCTTCTGGCACGTTGAGTATTTGTCCGGGTTAATTTATCCTCACGCGTTGGATTGCTACGTGATGAAGTAGTGCTTCCCAAACTGTCAGAATGGCGGTGCCGCCGAACCAATCCTTGAGGCAAAATTTGCTTGACTTCCATTCCTACAGCTTCCAACTGCAACAAAATGAAGAATGCTGCTCAAAATTCATCTGTATGTTAAAACATCCAAAGAAATAGAA from Zingiber officinale cultivar Zhangliang chromosome 4A, Zo_v1.1, whole genome shotgun sequence includes the following:
- the LOC121972144 gene encoding transmembrane protein 205-like; amino-acid sequence: MTWSTRFLTAVAFLSVGVVFAPDVFGSGPDAPAAAITAAKLLHLLAFATAWGSSLWVTFIGGIIMFKYLPRHHFGNLQSKLFPAYFTMVSVCAAISVAAFAYLHPWRSASSIEKYQLGFLLSALGFDLCNLIVFTPMTIEMMKKRHKVERDINIGDEVGISKNMEAAKSNAKLKSMNKKFGMIHGLSSLANLMAFGSLAIHSWYLADKLRF